One window of Chlamydia sp. 04-14 genomic DNA carries:
- the recO gene encoding DNA repair protein RecO, giving the protein MHTLTPAIALQNVPLGKNHCVTTVFSPLGLLTFFAKQGQSIYCDFREALIPLSLGIYSLDYSPPKMRKLICAETKNTFSEIKSSLPLLQAAGKMAQGILESQWQEKPSQELFSLFLNFLYRLPESKNPEMFSATFLLKLLQYEGVLDLSSTCTCCKKTIISRNFYRYKGLKFCLDHGPEGAVMIENEEEQVLFALIHAKKFQDLLHLSDFHLEFSEKIIRMFESTIHEDKNKNLSESNRSSGATANFKD; this is encoded by the coding sequence ATGCACACCCTAACTCCGGCTATTGCACTACAAAATGTTCCCTTAGGGAAAAATCACTGTGTGACCACAGTATTTTCTCCTCTAGGGCTCCTTACATTTTTTGCAAAGCAAGGCCAGTCTATTTATTGCGATTTCAGAGAGGCTCTTATTCCCCTGTCCTTGGGAATCTATAGTCTCGATTACTCTCCGCCAAAAATGCGCAAGCTAATCTGTGCAGAGACAAAAAATACATTTTCAGAAATAAAATCCTCTCTTCCCCTACTGCAAGCAGCAGGGAAAATGGCTCAAGGTATTTTAGAATCACAGTGGCAGGAAAAGCCCTCTCAAGAACTTTTTTCCTTATTTTTAAATTTCTTATACCGCTTACCGGAAAGCAAAAATCCTGAAATGTTTTCAGCAACTTTCTTACTTAAACTTTTACAATATGAAGGGGTTCTAGACCTGTCTTCGACATGCACATGCTGTAAGAAAACTATTATTTCTCGAAATTTCTATCGCTATAAAGGTTTAAAATTTTGTCTAGACCACGGTCCTGAAGGTGCCGTCATGATAGAAAATGAAGAAGAGCAAGTTCTTTTTGCTCTTATCCATGCTAAAAAATTCCAAGATCTCCTACATCTATCAGATTTTCATTTGGAATTTTCAGAAAAGATTATTCGAATGTTTGAAAGTACAATTCATGAAGATAAGAATAAGAATTTATCGGAGAGTAATCGTTCCTCCGGAGCCACTGCGAACTTCAAAGACTAA